The genomic window ATATTTCACCATTTTTCaccacatttccctccatctcattcCGAATTTTATATAGTGAGTAATTTGAGAGGGAAACGGGATTTCATGAAAGACTTTCTGGATTTTAGctttctcacctataaaaaagAGGTTGAATTTAATGACCTCTAAATTTCTTTCCTATTGTAAAATTCTGAGTCTCTATTGAATACCACATGAAAATTCACCATTTGCCGCAATTAAAAGCTCATACAGTTCTGAACAGAAAAGCACTGAGTCACACAGACTGTGAAAGTGAGTGTCAGGGTTGAGATGACACTCATTTGAAGTATTCAAAGTCTATTGCTGtgaacatttaatttttatttatgagAGTAGCACAAATAGCTTTGTGGGGAATAGCACTGTCAGACTTCATGCGTCATTATTCCCAGTCTCTCCGATCGGTAAATTCTATCATTCAATCCAATAAacttgcctactatgtgccagtgccACTGTGTTTTTGaaatgctctttccactttagTGTGCAAGATTGATTTAGTCTCCCATTCCCAAAGGAGCTGTCTATCCAGATCCAAACTCCttgtagaagaaaataaatggaatctTCCGGTCAGAAAAAGTAACTGCAGGTCTAAGGGAGCAGATCAGGCACCTCAAGGAGATGAAAGATTTCAGAAACTAAATTAGTGACTAGGAGGTTAATTTTCATGTGTTGGAGAAGGGTAGGACAGAGcacaagcatttctatagcagctactaaatgtcaggcattatataatgttttacaaatcctatgtcatttgatcttcacaacgaCTCTGGGAGGTACTtggtattattatctcaattttaaagatgaagaaactgaggcaaaaagaggttaagtggctttcccagtgCTCCTCAGctacttagtgtctgaggctggattttcgctcaggtcttcctgactctaggctgaaTGCTCCAGATTCTGGTCTACCTAGCTATAGGTGGGATAATGAgaataagtaaaattaataatattttcctcTGTGTAGAAAAAGTACTTTGAAACCTCTGtgtattttacatattattttttcataatctGGAGAGATTAATCAATGTTATTAAGTTTCTTTTctatcattctcttcttcctactTCTTCAATATTTCCATCTGTCAACTTataggtatcatagacaatgaagttcTGTTTCATGTTGACATCCCCAGAGGGTCCCATAGTATCTCAGAATATAGCGAGTTATGTTTCTGGCTTCAAGTAACTAGGCTACAAAGGTAATTCTTATGCCTTCCTAGTGaattatggaaaaaaatgctaataTTCTGCTCCAAATACTCCTGCTTACATGTCTCTACATGTCCATAAAGCACTTGGAATCATCAGTTCATTCAAGGCACATGGTTTCATTATATGGCCCCAAATAAGTCCTGCCCAGGTcaaactcatttttctttctactgtCCCGCCCCCATCCCATGGCATAATACAGCTGAACAATATTGTGTTTTGTAGCCATAAATAGCCTTGGATTTGGGGAAGAAAACAGTCTATGCACAGAGCCACTGAGGTTGAAAGGATCAAGTTCAGGTAAGGAAACTATACTGATGAACAAAGTTTTATCTTTTCTGTTGATGATTATAAGATGGCAACAATCTTGAGAGATTTACATAAATTTATTGCTATATCAGAATTCCAGGGCCAGGAGGTCAGAATTATCTTAGTTAACCCTATGGTGATTCCATTCCTCAGTGGATTGATTGTGTTTCTATCATGAGCATTcaaaaatatgaatttcaattCTGTGCAAAGATTTGAACTTTATTTCATTGACAGTAAGGAGCTTTTGAGAGTATCTGTACTTGAGGAAGATAGCTGGAAAAACAGAATGAGGGGTAGATTCTTAGAGCAATGAGACTATAAGAGGCAGGAGGATTATTTAAGGGAGTTGGGGAGTTTTTAAGGTAGTTGGCAATGTACTGGGTTAGTGAGTGTTATagtagggaagaggggaaggaagttaGATGATTTGTGGAGGGAGATCTGTTAGTACATGATGATTGTTTATATGACAATTTGAGGCAGACAAAAACTTTAGAGATAAGTCTGAAATATCAAACAGTGAATTTTGGTATAAATTACAGAAATGAGAAAGTCAGAAGAGAAAACAGCTtttgaagaaaacattaaaagttTGATTTTGCACTTGTTGAGCATGATGTACCAGTGGATATATATTTGGGAACTGACATACTAGTGGAACTTTGAGGTTTCTATGTTAAGTTCAGAACAGAGTTCAGGAATAGGATTATTAAGTAGAGAATCATTTCTGTAAGGATTATACTAAAGGAAGTTATAAGACTGGGGAGATGTGTGGGAGATTGAGAcataacagaaacagagagatagaggcagagtgtgagagaaaaggaaagacagagataagaatggagatagataaatagaggaatagaggagaaagagagataaagacagagcaagacagagagacagagagagagtggggtggagacagagacagtctagacagagacagagaggtggcTAGCACCAAGCTTTGAAGAACACCAACATTAAGTTTTGGGATTGAGATGAAGAAACAATaaaggaggtagagaaggagCACTAAGAAAACTAGAGGATAAATAAGGAAAGTATAATGTCttagaaatcaagagaaaaatgtatCTAAAGATATCTCAGAATACATTATGGAAAGTTGAATTTGTGTAAtgtgaatttgtgtgtgtgtacttatgaCTCAGGAGGAGGAAGCCATGAGAACAGAATTCCAattactagaaaaaaatgaagataatgacaaGATGTTGATCATGATAATGACAATAACACAGGgcgaaggagaaggggagaaagaaagagggaaaagtagagggagagaaggattcTAAGGGAATACAGTCTGAGAGAGAGATAAGTTTATAATTGCAGTgtttttcaggagaaaaaaaatctctggttGGGGTCTCGAACTGTGGATAGACAATTATTGATTCAGTTTTATAGTTCTGCAGTGCAAAGAAGGACACTTAGACTTTCATCTTTCTAGGCAAAGGAGTTAGCAGATTTGTgtagggggcgggggggggggcgggtTATAACTAGATAGCTGGCATTAGAAAGCCGCATCATTGTGTCCCGTTGGCCAGTTTGAGAAGAAAAGTATTCTTCCATTCTGGAAGTGCTGAGGAAGTGTGGCTAGAAATGAATAGGTCCTCACATGAAAAGTGACTGGAGAGAAGTATAGACTGTTCTTGCtttacacacacactcaaattCACATTACACAAATTCAACTTTTCATAATGAATTCTGAGATATCTGTATTCctccccaatttttttctctttctttgtctttgtctgtctccctctgtctgtctgtctgtctctctctttttcctccagcCCCTCAGGTTAGTGCTCCCTTGTCTCCTTCACAACCCTACTAAAAATCCTgaacacaaagaaagaaacaaactaaAGTCCTCCAAGTAAAAGCAGAAGAATAGAAATAGAGGGACTTCCATCTATGTGGCCTTATTGGGATTGTGGGTTGAGACCTCCAATGGCCAAAGAGGAAACCATGCCCTGCTCTACCCACCTGCCCATGTGTCCACCCCTGCTATAGATGTTCTGTCAGTCTGCATAGATGGTCCAGTGGAtaagaacaccagtgcaggagtcaggaggacctgagttcaaatgttacctcagacgcttgacactcactagctgtatgaccttgggcaagtcacttaaccccaattgcctcatcttgagtCATcttcaatcatcctgatgaatgtctggtcgctggattcagatggttctggaggagaagtgaagctggtgacctgcacagccctccctcagtcaaaacaaagtcaagtgcaagacatgtcattatttctctgacggcatggccttctttggcaatgaaggaagaacacacttCAGTGCCACATGTTTATCCTCAGCCTCCATGTTCTACCCATTCTCTACTGGTTAGCATGCCTCTGCCTTGGACGGGTGTTTTTCCTCTCAGTCCTGGTCATGTCCCCTTGTGGCTGGTCCCAGCCCCCATGTTTCTCCCCTTGTTTTTGATTCTTTGTTATTACACTATATGTGTGCTTGAATGCTGGGCTGGTCTGTACTCTCCACAGGTGCATAAATATTTCCTGCATCCATTCCTTCCCAACATGGGCAAATTCAAACTAAGTAAAAACTCCCTTACATAAAGGCCAGCAGAAAGGTTCActtatgttaaaaaaacaaacaaacaaacaaaaaacccaaaaaactgtCAGTGGTCCCACCTATATGAAACTGACAGCCAATAGAAATGAGTGATTAGACTTGCTCAACTACTCAGTGCCTCTCTTCAGATTCTGTTTCATTATTATacaactttaaggtttacaaccGATTATTGTTAGAAGTCTATGAGACTGTTGCCGTGTTTTATGAGTTTTTCACACCTGCCCTCAATCCTCTCATTTATAGCCTGAGGAATAAAGAGGTGAAAATGGCCATGAGAAAACTTTTGGAGAAACATATATAAGTCTATATAACATTTCCCATATTTGCtacatgaggaactgaagcaCAGAGTGCCAAGTGACTTGTTCAGCTATATAGCTAGTAAATCTTGTTTCCTAATtctaaattcaatgctctttccattatacataTTGCTTCTCTTTAACCTTAGAAGAGAAAGATATTAGCCTATGAAGGAAAAAGTTTATTTCATTCTCTAAAACTAGAGGGTGGTTATTGATATGTTccaagggataagagaggaaatTTGAGTTCTCATTAGATGGTCCTGATCTCAATGAAGTAAGGCACCGGATGATATTTGGTGAATGTAGAGAATAGGGGCAGGTTGAGTGGCCAGGATTTACAGAGAGAAAACAAGTCATTATTAGCTGTTTTACTATTTCAGAGTCACAACTTTCTGAGACTCAATATCCTTGATATCAAAAAGCTGGGATAGTAGTCTATAAATATCCTGTTGGCTTCACATTGTTGCAATGAAAATGATGGGGGATAATGAACATAAAGTGATTAGTAATCACAAAGGGTTACCTACATTTGACCCAAtagtatatattttctttcagtaGTCCCAAGTAGAGTAAAATAGGAATATGAAATGCTTTATAGCCAAACTTTCCATGTTTTTCAATAGACCCATAAACATGATGGAGAACAGCAACCTCACTTCAGTGACTGAGTTCATCCTTCTTGGCCTCTCCAGTCGACCTGAGCTCCAGGTCTACCTTttcctgctcttcctcatcctgtATCTGATGATCTTGCTGGGAAACCTGCTCATTATATTGCTGATATTAAGAGATTCACGCCTCCACACACCTATGTACTTCTTCCTCATTAATTTATCCAGTATAGAAGTCTGTTACACATCCTGTGTGTTTCCACAGATGCTGGCACACTTCTTGGCAGAGAGAAAGTCCATCTCCTACTCTTGCTGTCTCATACAGGTCTACACATCCCTCTCCTTTGGTATTGCAGTGTGCTATATCCTTTCAGTGATGGCCTATGACCGCTATGTTGCTATTCGAGACCCCTTAAGGTACTCAGTCACAATGAACTGGGTAATTTGTGCTAGGCTGGCTGCTGGGTCATGGCTGGGTGGCTTTATGTTATCCACAGTGGATACAGTTGCCACATTCCAGCTATCATTCTGCCATAATAATGTTGTCAATCATTTTGCGTGTGAAATGCCTGCTCTACTGCATCTTTCTTGTACTGACACAAGCCAGGCAGAATTGGTCATGCATGTCCTCTGTATCTTTACCCTCTTGTCCCCTATCACATTCATCATCCTTTCCTATGCACATATCATCATTGCTGTCCTGAGAATTCGCTCTGCCCAGGGACGAAGAAAAGCTTTCTCTACTTGCTCTTCTCACCTTCTGGTTGTCACCTTATATTTTGGGACTTTAATGTCTCTTTACTTAAAGCCTAAGTCTCTATCCTCTCTCGAATACAATAAAATTGTTGCTGTGTTTTACGAGTTTTCCACACCTGCCCTCAACCCTATCATTTATAGCCTGAGGAATAAAGAGGTGAAAATGGCCCTGAGAAAACTTTTGGGGAAACCTGAAAATACTTAATTCTACTTATCTCATCCATGAGTCTATGTGAGGAAAATGGGCCCAAAgagtcttcttctttttcttacacaaatttcatttgaaaaattaaaaaaacagattttaatttttttccagctcctagttttttttcatagttcaatgattttcttatcttcagttttattaatctttcctttgattttcaggatttctaatttggtatttaattggggatatTTAAGTTGccctttttttaattatttagttGCATTCTCAATTGATTGatctattctttattttattgacatAAATATTTAGATACATAAGATTtctcctaagtactgctttggttaCATCCCATAAATTTGGTATGTTtctttattattgtcattctctttagtgACCTTATCAATTATTTCTATCATTTGTTCTTTTACTCACTCAtaatttaggattagattatttagtttccaattaattttaatctgtttccacagccctttattgaatgtaatttttattgcattataatctccAAAGTATGTGTTTAATAgttctttttatcttcatttgGTTGTGACATTTTTATGCCCTaaaatatggtcaatttttgtgtaggaaCTATGTACCACTGACAAAAAGTcacatttctttactttttcattctgttttctccagCATTCTATtgtgtctaacttttctaaaattctattcatctccttaatttctttcttgtttactttttggtTGGAGTTTTTTAGTTCTGAGAAAGGAAGTTGAGGTCTTCTGCCAATACAGTATTATTATTTCCTCatgcaactcatttaacttttcctttaagaatttggatgctaggCATTtcagtgcatatatatttagtctTGACATTACTTTGTTttttatggtatcttttagcaaaatgtagttttcctatttatttcatttaattagatctattttgtcttttgttttatctGAGATCACATCTGCTTTTTGTTGTGGAGTCATTTCAGATGTTTTTGACTGTGTccacattttgggttttttttggcaaagatcctggagtagttttccatttccttatctaactcattttacggatgaggagtGGAagcaaatagggtcaagtgacttgatcaagctcacacaactggtaagtgtctgaggacagatttgaactcaggtcctcctgactccagacctggtgctctatctatccactgcaccacttagctgtcccttcTGAttgccagttctgcttttttttttttttttacatcagctgaatcataatagattttgcttttcatctttgtctttatttGATATGTATCTCTTTGTTCCAagtatgtttcttttaaacaatatattatcagattcttgtttttaatccactctgttgGCTGCTTCCTTTTTCTGTGAATACATTCCATTCGCAATaggttatgattactaactgtatttccctcttccccattcctccatttatccatttctctccttccttctacccTGTTCCCCTCAAaggtctattttgcttctgaagaCCCCCATTTCCAATCTGTTTTCCCTTCTATGATCCACTCCCCTAttatcccccttccctccttcttcctagTAAGAAAATATAACTTTCTATACACTGATAAGtgtgtatgtttttctttctctcacccaACTCTGTTGAGAGCAAGGCTCAAGTTAGTTGCCACTGTCTATATCTTTCCatcactgtaaaagctcttctgcTAGTGCCTCTTTCATATGAGATAACTTAGCCCATACTCCTTGTCCTTTCCCACTTCtctcagtgcatccctctttctcatcccttcattttctttcttttaaatcatgCCATCATAATAAATTCAtagcttttcttttgtttatgtatactacttctaattgccctaataatgataaaagtcTTACAAGTTACAAGTAGTATCATCTACCCATggagggatgtaaatagtttcaccttattgaatcccttatagtttctttactgtttattttttgtgcttttattgagtcttgtatttgaaagtcaaattgtctattcagttctggtcttttttttaatcaggaaagctttaaagtcctctacttcattaagTTGTTTTTCATCCTAAGAATTATACCCAattttgcagggtaggtgattctttattgtgattctatttcctttgatctacagaacatcatattccaaatcatcacgagaagctactaaatcttgtataacacaagatctaacagtggcttcatatttaaattgttttccttctggctgcttgcaatattttcttattgacctgggagctttggaaACTGGTTATGACActtctgagagttttcattttggaggtgtagatttttaagatttctactttattcttccattcaagaatatcagggcaggcTTCCTTGAAATTCCTTGGAAAATGATATCTACTTTCTTTCTCATGTTGGttaaatttgtttcatttatacaattttataaatttgatgtaataaaaattatccattttatttttcatactgCTCTCTATCTCTAGTTCATTCATAAATTATTAAGTTATCCATAAACCTCATGGGTAATATATTcaatgttcttcaaattttcttgtattatctctctttatatatgttatgtatccattttgaccttatcttggaaaACAGAATATGATATTAGTCTATGCTCAATTTTTTACTAGACAACttaaaatttttcccaattaatgaattcttatccccaaaccTGAAGTCCTTAAACTTGTCAGTATaaggttgctatattcatttACTGCTGTAAATCATATGTTtactctgttccactgacctatctttctgtttctttatagTACCAGATAGCTGTGATAATTACTGCCTGATAATGCAGTTTAAAGATTTAGTACTTATAaatttccttcctttacatttttgggggacactaattcactgttagtggaactatgaactgatccaaccattttggagatgaATTTCAAATTATGCCCAAATAGTTATTAAACTGCCTGCATCCTTTGAACCAGAAGTACTGCTAcgaggtctatttccaaagattattagggaaaaaataaaagggcttatatgttctaaaatatttgcagcagctttctatatggtggcaaagaactggaaaccgtGTGAATGACTATTAGAAAATCTTCCTCTGTGTTAATCTCTCAGAAAGGAATGAAGTTCAGAAAATTCGTGACAGCCTTGACAAAAGCTGATGCTGCCATTAAACTTCTCAGCattcaaaatgaaaaggatgattaAAATGTTAATAGGTAATTGAAATGCAAGGTTAGTCATAAAAAGGTAAGATAATAACACTTATCTTCTTTTGGAGAGTTCAAGTCATCAAATCCAAATGCAGTGTTTCTGAGAGTcccaaaagaactggaaaaaagtgttttctctttttgaaaaatcTATGTGGAATGGCAGactataagactggaaagatgcaAATGATGGTCTGACTTTCAAAGTTAAGAATggcatctttaaaataaattatgctAGAATTTGTTATAGAAGTGGATTGTCAGaattttgagaagaaaatggcaatcaTCAGGAACTAACATGCATTAATCAAGAGTAAATTATGCCCAGACCAACCTTATTTCTACTGTTTTCAAGATTTTTAGAATAATAGATACAACCTTGAGTCATAGTATGcctttatctttccagtcttcttacacactCTGACATATATTTCAATTCACAGACATTCAGCTCCTTGTTGTTCCACAAACAGGATATTATTGATTGGATGCTATTGACTCTAgatattttctctggctatccccttTACCTGGAATTCTCCGTCTTTGTCtctgcctactgacttccctggattcctttaagctctaactaaaatctcatcttttgtaGGAAGATTTTTCCAACCATTCTTAATtataatgccttctctctgttaattattttctatttatctttttcaaaaatttattttattttaaatttgtggaataaagcaatcattttcataacagtataataaaaagatgattgcacatgaaattgaaaatctattatgtacaatttgctttcCTTTAAATATACAGCAAAGTTAGtatgcaaatttcttttcttcttccctcctcccatagAGATATCCACTATTGACACAAATaggtaaatatatgtaaaatcattctataaatatttctattcaTCCACGATTTCTCTGGTTGTAGATAGTGTTTTtattcatatgtcctttatagctaATCTTGACATTTATAATCGTGAAagtaatttatttgttcaatgtcgttcttaaaataatattgctgttaccatatatatgttcttttggttctgctcattttgcttttcattattccattcaagtctttccatgttttcttaagataattgagctcatcatttcttataggatagTAGTATTCCACAACAATCATGTAccgtaacttgttcagccattccccaattgatgggcatcccagcaatttccagttctttgccaccacaaaatagctgttataaacattttagaatatagaggttctttcccttttcccctactttggAAATCagctttggaaatagacctagagGTGGTggtactggatcaaagggtataggtagtttaataactctttgagcataattccagattgctctctaaaatggttggatcagatttgaggttttcttggaaaaaataatggagtggtttgtcatttccttctccagctcattttgcagatgaagtacAGGGTTcctcaaatagggttaagtgacttgaccaaggtaacACAGCTTGCATCTAGGGTTAGAATTTGTGTTCATGGGGATGAGTTTTtctagactccaggcctggcactctgtccatgTTGACACCTGAATGCCCAACTATTACTGAAACCTGGTTTCCCCTGATATTACAGCCTCCTTGGCCAACTTTGCCAGTCTTTGCTGTACCTTCACTCATTTCCCTCAGCTCACTGGTTGAGGTGGAGTTGGAATACCTCGGGCTCCCCATTGACATTTCCAGATTCATAATGGAGTTTCATACTGAAGTACCTGTGAGATAACTTTTTTGAGGATCCTGGGATTATTCATATCAATCAAAGTAAGGGAAATAGACAATCTCCAAAGGTGCCATCCTCTCTCATGGAGAAAAACAAGTTCAAGTTGAAGAAGGAACACCAGAGGCAGTAAGGTCCTCCAGATGCTCTTCTGGATCAATTGATTTTATGCCAATTGCCTTTAAGAAATGGCTTCAAGCTTCTCTCTAAAACTGAAGTCCATCTTTTAAACAATACCCTTCCCTAGGTATTGTACGGCCAGCTGTGAGTCATAAGGCTTCCAAAGAATTAAGCTTGAAGATCATTTAGAGGGTAATGAAAGTGTATTTTAGGAGGAACATGAGTAAACTAgcctttttaaaataaggaattaTCCAGAATAAATAGGTAAAAGACATTATCAAAGAAATAGATGAttaaatgagaagagagaacGAAGACTGAACACATAAGCAAAAGCTCCAATGATATCCTCAGAATGtgaaaagaatacaaagaaaccCCCTGCTGGAAACTAATGGAAGACCATGTGAGTTACCAGGGAAAAGAAGGCATGAATATTCAGTGATCTCAAATATTGGAGAGAATGTTCATATAGAAAGAGGGTAAAATTTATTGAAGAActgtttaaatatatatgtgtctttgcatatgtgtgtatgtatatatgcatgcacatagggaatttaggtggcacaatggatggggTTTCCAGCTTGGAGTTGGGAGGACTCACCTTCCTGAGCTCGAGTTTGACCACAGACACTTATGTTTCAGGGTCTACAAAACATCGGATTTCATGACTTTccataataaatataaagtagaCATATGACATGAACATTTAAAATACCATAAACCATTTAGAGCAGTACCAGAACTCTAATTCTTGAAACATTTGTTT from Notamacropus eugenii isolate mMacEug1 chromosome 1, mMacEug1.pri_v2, whole genome shotgun sequence includes these protein-coding regions:
- the LOC140519705 gene encoding olfactory receptor 5M5-like translates to MMENSNLTSVTEFILLGLSSRPELQVYLFLLFLILYLMILLGNLLIILLILRDSRLHTPMYFFLINLSSIEVCYTSCVFPQMLAHFLAERKSISYSCCLIQVYTSLSFGIAVCYILSVMAYDRYVAIRDPLRYSVTMNWVICARLAAGSWLGGFMLSTVDTVATFQLSFCHNNVVNHFACEMPALLHLSCTDTSQAELVMHVLCIFTLLSPITFIILSYAHIIIAVLRIRSAQGRRKAFSTCSSHLLVVTLYFGTLMSLYLKPKSLSSLEYNKIVAVFYEFSTPALNPIIYSLRNKEVKMALRKLLGKPENT